The Punica granatum isolate Tunisia-2019 chromosome 4, ASM765513v2, whole genome shotgun sequence genome has a window encoding:
- the LOC116204955 gene encoding senescence-specific cysteine protease SAG39-like produces the protein MASIARKQLCASGLFLVVLAVLAPGVMSRKLQEASTMAERHEQWMAQYGRVYKDDAERQRRLEIFSRNVDFIESFNAAGEKPYVLGVNAFADLTPEEFRASRNGYRRRVARSGEGSFRYENVTAVPKSMDWRKKGAVTPVKDQGQCGSCWAFSAIAATEGINQLTTGKLTSLSEQELVDCDIKGEDQGCEGGLMEDAFEFIIHNKGITTEANYPYAGSDGTCNSAKEASHVVKIKGYESVPANSEAALLKAVANQPVSVSIDAGDGSFQFYSGGVFTGSCGTMLDHGVTAVGYDTTEDGMKYWLVKNSWGTSWGEEGYVRMQRDIDAKEGLCGIAMDSSYPTA, from the exons ATGGCTTCGATCGCAAGGAAGCAACTGTGCGCCTCGGGTCTCTTCCTTGTTGTCCTTGCAGTCCTGGCACCCGGGGTCATGTCCCGGAAGCTCCAGGAGGCATCGACCATGGCAGAGAGACATGAGCAGTGGATGGCCCAGTATGGGCGTGTGTACAAGGATGACGCTGAGAGACAGAGGCGGCTTGAGATCTTCAGCCGCAATGTGGACTTCATCGAGTCATTTAATGCTGCTGGCGAGAAGCCGTATGTGCTCGGTGTTAATGCCTTTGCTGACCTGACCCCGGAAGAGTTCCGTGCTTCCCGGAACGGATACAGGCGCCGCGTTGCTAGGTCTGGAGAGGGGTCATTCAGGTATGAGAATGTGACCGCAGTGCCGAAATCCATGGACTGGAGAAAGAAAGGAGCCGTCACGCCAGTTAAGGATCAAGGCCAATGTG GAAGTTGTTGGGCTTTCTCGGCGATAGCGGCGACAGAGGGAATCAACCAGCTCACCACTGGGAAGCTGACCTCACTGTCGGAGCAAGAGCTCGTCGACTGTGACATAAAAGGCGAGGACCAAGGCTGCGAGGGCGGCCTCATGGAGGATGCCTTCGAGTTCATCATCCACAACAAAGGCATCACCACAGAAGCCAACTACCCCTATGCTGGAAGCGATGGCACATGCAACTCAGCCAAGGAAGCATCCCATGTTGTCAAGATCAAGGGCTACGAGTCCGTCCCGGCCAACAGCGAGGCTGCCCTCCTTAAGGCAGTGGCCAACCAGCCGGTTTCCGTCTCCATCGATGCTGGTGATGGATCCTTCCAGTTCTACAGTGGCGGGGTGTTCACTGGCTCCTGTGGCACAATGCTCGACCACGGGGTGACTGCAGTCGGGTATGACACAACCGAGGACGGGATGAAGTACTGGCTGGTGAAGAATTCGTGGGGTACTAGTTGGGGAGAGGAAGGGTACGTGAGAATGCAGAGAGACATCGACGCCAAGGAAGGTCTTTGCGGTATCGCGATGGACTCATCTTACCCTACGGCCTAG